From a region of the Rhipicephalus microplus isolate Deutch F79 chromosome X, USDA_Rmic, whole genome shotgun sequence genome:
- the LOC142776933 gene encoding uncharacterized protein LOC142776933 isoform X1, with product MSTKGAASSTSFGAVTEPCNMSEYQTDERNDEQTYRVTKKADIRFNMVTFRYKKRNEVEGPPNQTIPPASQVQAQLENDAEPSRFSWLRSPAQLLLFLVSGLLHFAMGLVVARSLLMPPFDDGTCPAPSLRNSTSMSPWNGWSASRLGALHYSHLHHFVPE from the exons ATGAGCACCAAAGGAGCCGCCTCAAGCACTTCGTTCGGCGCAG TTACAGAGCCATGCAACATGAGTGAATACCAAACAGACGAGCGCAATGACGAACAAACTTACAGGGTCACGAAAAA AGCGGACATTCGTTTTAACATGGTGACTTTCAGGTACAAAAAGCG GAACGAGGTGGAAGGCCCACCCAACCAAACGATACCCCCGGCCAGTCAGGTCCAGGCTCAGCTGGAGAATGACGCCGAACCATCGCGGTTCTCTTGGCTGCGGTCGCCGGCACAGCTGCTTCTCTTCCTCGTCTCAGGCCTGCTCCACTTCGCCATGGGACTCGTCGTGGCACGCTCGCTCCTCATGCCGCCCTTCGACGACGGTACGTGCCCTGCTCCGTCGCTCCGCAATTCCACCAGCATGTCTCCCTGGAACGGATGGTCAGCTTCTCGCCTCGGAGCGCTGCACTATAGCCATCTGCACCACTTCGTACCAGAATGA
- the LOC142776933 gene encoding uncharacterized protein LOC142776933 isoform X2 → MSTKGAASSTSFGAVTEPCNMSEYQTDERNDEQTYRVTKKADIRFNMVTFRYKKRNEVEGPPNQTIPPASQVQAQLENDAEPSRFSWLRSPAQLLLFLVSGLLHFAMGLVVARSLLMPPFDDATSKLTSSQDGPPPNG, encoded by the exons ATGAGCACCAAAGGAGCCGCCTCAAGCACTTCGTTCGGCGCAG TTACAGAGCCATGCAACATGAGTGAATACCAAACAGACGAGCGCAATGACGAACAAACTTACAGGGTCACGAAAAA AGCGGACATTCGTTTTAACATGGTGACTTTCAGGTACAAAAAGCG GAACGAGGTGGAAGGCCCACCCAACCAAACGATACCCCCGGCCAGTCAGGTCCAGGCTCAGCTGGAGAATGACGCCGAACCATCGCGGTTCTCTTGGCTGCGGTCGCCGGCACAGCTGCTTCTCTTCCTCGTCTCAGGCCTGCTCCACTTCGCCATGGGACTCGTCGTGGCACGCTCGCTCCTCATGCCGCCCTTCGACGACG CTACATCGAAGCTGACTTCTTCACAAGACGGTCCGCCGCCTAAcggatga